Part of the Triticum aestivum cultivar Chinese Spring chromosome 4D, IWGSC CS RefSeq v2.1, whole genome shotgun sequence genome is shown below.
TAAATAACTTGCACTCCACCATTAAATGACCGAAAAAAAATCGTTTTTTGTGTTTTAGCGATAAAAACTACCGTTTCTGTAATTAACCCGCAGTCCATCTAGAATGAatagtaattttttttaaaaatccatatcttttaaaacattactccaattttaacatgttatatatgaaatctGGTTAAAAATGTGTAGaatttgaatatgatgttattttacctattaaatattttaaaaatgCTATTTATGGTGCAACCTTAATCAATAGCGCATGATCCATCTTTCTTTCCTATCGACACCGACCCAAATTGCAAATGGACACCTCAGCAAAGCCAAATTGGAGACGAAAGAAACCGTCCATAACCGTGCATACATGCCTCAACAAAACCTTGCATGCATGCGTCAGCAAAATCTTGCATGAAAAGATAACGGATTTCTCATCTTGTGCCTTGAGAGAGATGCCTTGGCAAGACCTACTGGGATCTTGACTCATGGATATTGGGTTAGGGTCGTGCGGTATTTTCTTTTTCTGTTGCAACACACTTGCTCTTTTGATAGTTTGTATCAGTTGAAATCAGTTTTCCTGTTATGTTCTATGACGGGTGATTCAGGTTTTTTATTGGTTTCACCTGGCTTTTCCGTTAATTATGTGGCCACTATTTCTAAGTTAATGACCTAAAGGAACATGCGATTTgaaatactccctctgatccatattagtTATCGCTCAAAAGAATATATCTACCATTGAAATACGTCTaaatacatccgtttgagcgacaagtaatatggatcggaatGAGTACTAAAGTTCATGCATGTACCGAGAAGTGAGAAAACTTTCATTGGATGGCTATAAAGGGGAGAAAAACATGGTTGTTGATCTTTCGATCTCCCCATCGCGGCGATGACCTCTCGGTCTTTGCGTCGAGCCGATGCACCAATGCTTCTGAAGACATTGGACTGGGTAAggcaaaagaagaaaaaaaaatggtTTTGACCTGGTAAATATTCAATTCAGCTATTGAGCTCATCTGCACtctatgaatagtaaattcaaaacatactaaaaaaattaaaaaataataatggcGAAAGATGCTTGAGTGCTTGATGTCCGTGAAAAGTTTCAACCCATTctgacatctgagtagctctcggcaaaaaaaaaATCAGGTCCGAACAGTGTAAAACAGTAAATCTTTTCACATACCCTAAATTTATCTTTTTTGCTGAGAACTCTTCAAATGTCCAAATACGCTGAATATTTACACGAACATCACGTACTCAAGCATCTTTCACCAGAATTTTTTTGggattaaaaaaaatatttttactaTTTCTACGAATTTACAGTTCACTCTCGAGCCCATGACCCAGGAGCCAAAACGCCCCGCCCCGGCCTGGGTACTGTTTTTTTAAGTAATGACATGGGAACTTGAGTACATGATGAGACTACATGCATAGCCCTGATCTTTTACGTCCCAACATAAAAGAGTGTAAAAGAGCGTGAGCTAAATATGTCTTTGGGACAGAATATGACATTTCCTTATACAAATTGAACAAAACGAACAGTTCCATGAACAGCACAGACAATCATAAAAGGAGAGAAAAAAAGGATTGAGAACACAAGCACGCGCTCAACCTTGCAACACAACCACGGGCACAGACAAGGAGGCACCCTTTTGAGCCTCCAGCGTGCTCGGCTCGCCGAAGACCGCGACGCGGCAGAGCGGGCATGTGGAGTTGGACCGGAACCACCGATCGATGCACTCGACGTGGAATCGGTGTCCGCACCGCGGCAAGAGCCGGCCCCTCTCGCCATCCGTCATCTCCGCGAGGCACACCGCGCACTCCACGCCCACAGGGGCGCCGTCGCCATTGCCACCGTGCACGAACACGGGGAGCGCCGAGACGTCCCCCAGCCTCAGCGCCGCCGCATTGCCGGAGGAGGAAGAGACGGGCAGCATGTCCTGCGGGCGCGCGGACACGGTGAGTTTGTACAGCTGCCAGAAGCACACCACGAGGACGGCCGCCACGCCGAACGACGCGAGAACCGCGTACGAATAGAACCTGATGTCGCTGCTCAGCGAGGAGTCCTCCATCTCGGAGCTCGACATGTCGGCGTGTCTATATGTACAGTGCGTGGTTATTTGGAGCAAGGAGCAATGGGAAGTGCTATGTGTTTGTGTCTGCTCGACGATGTGCGATTGTGCATGATATATATGATGGCATTTTGCCCCTAGCTGCCCGTGCTCTCATTGTCCTAGAATATGTCTTTTGTTCTTTGAGAATTTGTCCTAGAATATGTTATCTTGGGTTGGGGCTACGCGACTATGTGTACACCGCTCCACGCATATTCGGCGCATGCTGCGGTTATGCGACGCGAAGCAAATGTATGCAAGCATGAAAAGAACAAGTCTAGGCTCGATCATGTAGGTAGGCGGCTTGTCGTCCACGTTCTGGTTTGCCACAAAAGAAGGAGCAAGTGGGACCTCGAGTTCTTCTATGACATAGGAGTACACATCCCTGAACTTCTCGGAGAGGATTCCTTGCACCCAGCCCCTCGCGCGTGCTTTCTTTTTTGACTTTTGGTTTCCAATCTTTGATAACTTTTGAAGAAAAAGAGCTTGAATTAAGTCTTATTTTCATATTCATGTTTCTTGTGATGAGAgctttcaaataagatccatttGTAATACGTTCTgacaagtttttgatttttttttcaagttTTGAAACTTAGTACAAGCGACCGACAAAATCACAAGTTTCAGTACATGTGAACAACAAAAATGTATGCTTAAAATTTCAGCACTGAAACTTGATATGAACGGCCAACATTCAGATACAAAATCGTaagtttcaaaaattaaaactaaaaagttATTGTGCCCTCATGCGGGATCCAACCACTTTGCGGATCACGAGGCAATTGATCAGCCGGGTAGAGCTGGCAGGTGCGTGCTACCGAACCTGCGTGCCCCTGCAAAATTTCGTGAACTTCTCATTTATTATGCTAGCCGGGTACTTGATCATTCTTCTTTTGGTGAAGTTTTTCCCCTTGGTTTGAACCAGCGGTCTAGATTAACTGATTGCGAATTTAGTGCATGCCTAACCATTAACAAGACCAAGTCATGTTGCCACAGTGACCCTCACATTTGCAGCTCTAGAGCATAAATGACTTGAATTGAGCCATCAAGATCGTTTATGTAATAGGTTATTGTTGATCAGTTTACATTTACGCTAAACCTTGAGGAACGACATTATTAGGTCCTTTCCTGTGCTTCACGGTGTATATTTGCTAAGAACGTCACATAAGCAAAAGGTTGTTGTAAGCAATTGAGGAGATAGCACTCGGTGACCCATAAAGAAATGATGTCAAACGCGTGGATCTGTACAAAATACCTATGCATGGAGGAGTTTAGTTGCGaaataattaaatgaagaaagctTAACTAAACATATCTAATCATCTATGCATTAAAGAGTTTAGTTGATGGATCTTTTCATGCACTACATCTCATAAAGCACCTGTATTCCGGGGAAGGCCATAATTGATAACGTGTTTAGTTAATGTTATATTTAAGAATCTAATCATGGGGAGTTAACTATGCGGCTCTACCAATTTTAGTACAGTAGATATATTTTTTAATTCCAATAATGTTGGTTAGTCCACTCAAGCCAGCAATTGCATACATAGATTCCATTCACTAGAGTGGACTCGCATAGTATATATCATATGGCCCGTTTGAAGTCTCAAACAAATACCTTGTACAATATTAGTTAATTTCTTTTGATATTTAAAATAAATGCCACGTTTGAAGTCTCGGCAAAAATAGCTTGTGTTGGCCAAATGATCTATGGATCTGATCGGCCGCCTTTACAACCATTGGATGACACGTAAGATAGCAGTCTATTCTTTGTTGCGTTAGAGATAGCGCCCAACTGTTTGCAACATGGTTGGTGTTGCGCTCGGTGTTTGATACATTAGTCGTGTTCCGCTCTTCCAAAAAGTTCTCTGTCATTTGCAACTTGGTTGTGTTGCGACCGCAACATGCGCCGAGTGCGGCGCCATAGTCCGCCAAGCGCTACGTTTGCTGTAGTACCACCATTATCGATGCAACACAGCGGATGTTGCAACCGTAGCACTGTCATAAAACATCGTCAGCATTGCGGTCACAACATCCTCGACAATGCATGTTCCCTCACACTTGCACCATGCCTTTCGGTTTGCAGCAACGAGATCCGACCATGTCACAACTTTGCCTCCCCGAGCGCGTAGTAGGCCGGTGTCCATGGTCGCAACTTCACCCTCTCCCCGAGCTCACAACAGGCAACCGTATTTGCAACAACTACATTCGACCATGGATCATCTCTCTTGTTATGCGCAACACACAATTTGGATACGTGCTTGAGGGAGGCACGTCCATGGGAGGGACCTAGAGGTCGGAGATGAGGCTCGGGGGGAAGGTGTGGTTGCGCTATCTTTGTTCAAGATAAGAACGGGAGAGTGGTGGTGCATGTCCAACATGGGCACGTGGCGCACAGTTGAAGGAGAGGGTTTGCAACATAGAAAAGCAGTCGAGCAAAACATGGGCCACGCTGAAAAGCTATTGCATGTAATAGTAGTCGGTGTATGTTGCACGATAAAAAATTCATCTGGCGGTAGAGGAGGTGGTCGACGTTCCCACCGTTATTTGTCGGGTGAGTGCCGACAAATAAAAGCATTCACAATCCACTGACGGTTCCAACCGATGCATCGTCTTGGTGCACAGCCATTGGATCATACACATATTGAAAATTATTGTGCTCTTATGGTCCTACCTTTCTCTGGAAATATCCTGCTCCAAC
Proteins encoded:
- the LOC123100304 gene encoding RING-H2 finger protein ATL64-like — translated: MSSSEMEDSSLSSDIRFYSYAVLASFGVAAVLVVCFWQLYKLTVSARPQDMLPVSSSSGNAAALRLGDVSALPVFVHGGNGDGAPVGVECAVCLAEMTDGERGRLLPRCGHRFHVECIDRWFRSNSTCPLCRVAVFGEPSTLEAQKGASLSVPVVVLQG